Proteins encoded within one genomic window of candidate division WOR-3 bacterium:
- the sfsA gene encoding DNA/RNA nuclease SfsA — protein MFFQDLIPVRVIKREKRFRLYVEVNGNLELAYLPNSGRLGELIYPGAEVYVASKGNANRKTKYEAVLAKYGNIFVSINAHLANDLFLENIEKMPFTAKEIKREFTFLDSRFDFLINNEILIEVKSCTLVKNSVGLFPDAPTIRGAKHLKTLLQWPGKKGLVFVIQREDAKYMSANFEMDEDFGRNYLDVLKKADYILAFTTKVSPEGIFFKEFVPILGV, from the coding sequence ATGTTCTTTCAGGATTTAATTCCAGTTAGAGTCATTAAAAGGGAGAAAAGATTCAGGCTTTATGTCGAAGTTAACGGAAATCTGGAATTGGCGTACTTGCCAAATTCCGGTAGGCTTGGAGAACTTATTTACCCGGGAGCAGAGGTTTATGTTGCTTCTAAGGGCAATGCTAACAGAAAAACGAAGTACGAGGCAGTTCTTGCAAAGTATGGTAACATTTTCGTTTCTATAAATGCCCACCTTGCCAACGATCTGTTCTTGGAAAATATCGAAAAAATGCCCTTTACTGCAAAAGAGATCAAGCGTGAGTTTACTTTTCTTGATTCACGTTTCGACTTTCTTATCAATAATGAAATTCTAATTGAAGTTAAATCTTGCACTTTGGTCAAAAATTCGGTAGGTTTATTCCCCGATGCACCGACAATAAGGGGTGCCAAGCATTTGAAGACCCTTCTGCAATGGCCTGGTAAAAAGGGGCTTGTTTTTGTGATTCAGCGAGAAGATGCAAAGTATATGTCAGCTAACTTTGAAATGGATGAAGACTTTGGCAGGAATTATCTCGATGTTCTTAAAAAGGCGGACTATATATTGGCCTTTACTACGAAGGTCTCCCCTGAAGGCATCTTCTTCAAAGAGTTTGTTCCGATTTTAGGAGTGTAA
- a CDS encoding 4Fe-4S dicluster domain-containing protein, which yields MRVLNVNYEKCTGCRLCEMACSLGHFTLFSYWFSRIRVLKGKTFFHFYPQFCTQCGDAYCVRACPTGALEKKFNLVHYDRNKCILCRQCTFACPWGLIYPDPEMQFIIKCDLCGGDPECVKVCLQDAITFVDVEEGADIKQFSNVNKMEGGR from the coding sequence ATGAGAGTGCTAAATGTAAATTATGAAAAGTGTACAGGATGCAGGCTTTGTGAAATGGCCTGCAGTTTAGGCCATTTCACACTCTTCAGCTACTGGTTCTCCAGGATTAGAGTCTTAAAGGGCAAGACTTTTTTCCACTTCTACCCTCAATTTTGCACCCAGTGTGGCGATGCCTATTGTGTAAGGGCCTGTCCAACAGGCGCTTTAGAGAAAAAATTCAATCTCGTTCATTACGACAGGAATAAATGTATCCTGTGTCGACAGTGCACCTTTGCCTGTCCCTGGGGGCTTATTTATCCAGACCCTGAAATGCAATTTATTATAAAGTGTGATTTATGCGGAGGCGATCCCGAATGTGTAAAGGTTTGTTTGCAGGATGCCATTACCTTTGTCGATGTTGAAGAAGGTGCCGATATAAAGCAATTTTCAAATGTAAATAAGATGGAAGGTGGAAGATGA
- a CDS encoding T9SS type A sorting domain-containing protein translates to MLLLLMLFSLNQAITVTRAENGDYLEAYNLCMYDDSTSFLALGIYNQSDISSIYVLKYVNTDWADAQFCTGVPGHITGLDIFTYQDSIYLVVSGDSGYINLIVLSVQNIHQGRSEQIEGPFHVIRSVKTDIYRENDTTYGFLVFSYPGSNGDDSVKIDKVNMTAGSHQRWYMVSFTPTYPMDIGFNSFPGISLYHFYFLYVPQSDPNTFYPHIVTYTNNGPYSEHYPFSLVDAQLPSFAATSNYVIDFANRIDYPDSFLYEYSATSGSSWQGPVRGIGLSHFYVEGFTIQDTSYFPHLYVINGKIFHRIFKFPAGNTEPLISEEMQISDTANFADFPLVSTYHSALRNFYRPLMKYSPSKSSMCAVWHQDFWHYLSTPPYLPVLDSTILWMDVNKSQGVPENIAGFKMKWDIKEGLLTINSSKQEDYSVEAYNVMGKLVLKTKAKSNVPTPLSLLKKGIYFVKASSGSGVNKVIKILNP, encoded by the coding sequence ATGTTGCTATTGTTAATGTTGTTCTCGTTAAATCAGGCAATCACTGTCACTCGTGCCGAAAATGGCGACTATCTCGAGGCATACAACCTTTGCATGTATGATGATTCAACTTCCTTTCTTGCCTTAGGAATTTACAACCAATCTGATATCTCATCAATCTACGTGTTAAAATATGTTAATACCGACTGGGCCGATGCTCAATTTTGCACGGGGGTGCCTGGACATATCACCGGACTCGATATATTTACTTACCAGGACTCAATCTACTTAGTGGTCTCGGGGGATTCAGGCTATATAAATCTCATCGTTTTATCTGTTCAAAATATCCACCAGGGAAGGAGTGAACAAATTGAAGGTCCATTCCATGTGATAAGATCGGTTAAAACAGACATATATCGGGAAAATGACACTACATATGGCTTTTTGGTATTCTCTTATCCTGGTTCAAACGGTGACGATTCTGTAAAAATAGATAAAGTAAACATGACTGCCGGTTCACATCAAAGGTGGTATATGGTATCCTTTACTCCAACTTACCCAATGGACATAGGATTTAATTCATTCCCTGGAATTTCCCTTTATCACTTTTACTTCTTATATGTGCCACAAAGCGATCCAAACACTTTTTACCCTCACATAGTTACTTACACAAACAATGGCCCCTACAGCGAGCACTATCCCTTCTCCTTAGTAGATGCCCAGCTTCCCTCCTTTGCAGCTACTTCTAACTATGTTATAGATTTCGCAAATCGCATAGATTACCCTGATTCCTTTCTCTACGAGTATAGCGCGACCAGTGGCAGCTCCTGGCAAGGACCTGTAAGAGGCATTGGATTATCCCATTTTTATGTCGAAGGATTTACAATCCAGGATACTTCTTACTTCCCACACCTTTACGTAATAAACGGCAAAATATTCCATAGAATATTTAAATTTCCAGCGGGAAATACAGAACCGTTAATTTCCGAAGAAATGCAAATTTCTGACACCGCCAATTTTGCCGACTTTCCACTCGTCTCAACTTACCATAGCGCCCTCAGGAATTTTTACAGGCCTCTAATGAAATACTCACCATCAAAAAGTTCCATGTGCGCCGTTTGGCACCAAGATTTCTGGCACTATCTTTCGACCCCGCCTTATCTACCTGTCTTAGATAGCACCATTTTGTGGATGGATGTTAATAAAAGTCAAGGAGTGCCAGAAAATATTGCAGGATTCAAAATGAAATGGGACATAAAGGAAGGCCTTCTCACCATAAACTCGAGCAAGCAAGAAGATTACAGCGTTGAAGCCTACAATGTAATGGGCAAATTGGTGCTGAAGACAAAAGCAAAATCTAATGTCCCTACACCATTAAGCCTTTTAAAGAAAGGCATTTACTTCGTCAAGGCCTCGTCTGGAAGTGGAGTAAACAAGGTAATTAAGATACTCAACCCATGA
- a CDS encoding aldehyde ferredoxin oxidoreductase family protein produces the protein MSFRILRVNLSNRTFYVEELSEEVFKKFLLGRGIGDYILYKEVNPAIDPYSSENKLVFATGPFSGTTVPGAARLSAVTKSPLTGTITSTNAGGHFGMEMALDDYHVIIIEGASDSPVYLFVKGDEVIFGDASKLWGKTTSESDTLLKKLTHPKSKTLVIGPAGENLSPIAGIFVDGHRALGRGGAGGVMGSKKLKGIAILGKSKIGFKGNPQKYKDLINKLYGYLRQSEGLIRFKAFGTTGNVRTINLAGSFPTRNFRNSYLEGYENINGTEVNRLYLVKAGACAQCPVSCNRITKVEYDGKVYLVSGPEYETLWSFGGATGVTDLKYVILAHHLANEYGFDGISLGSTIACIMDLYEDGHVKDLPFEAKFGDGEAMVKLIELAGKNEGIGALIKEGSLKLASHFGHPEYSMSVKGQEIPAYDPRGIKGMGIGYATSTRGACHLRGFNTSQEVYNAPDPEYRLKYTDEKVDFLIHNQNMRALQDSLGVCAFVGGYYELEDYSTLIESLWGISIGPEDLYRAGERVWNIENLYNRKAGISRVHDTLPERIFSLPVKSGPSSGEAYDKSEFERLLNLYYEKRGWNQEGWPEFNKLRELGIE, from the coding sequence ATGAGTTTCAGAATTTTGAGGGTGAATTTATCTAATAGAACTTTCTATGTTGAGGAGTTGAGTGAAGAGGTCTTTAAGAAGTTTCTCCTTGGTAGGGGAATAGGTGATTACATTCTTTACAAGGAAGTGAATCCTGCTATAGATCCATATTCGTCTGAGAACAAACTGGTTTTTGCTACGGGTCCCTTCTCTGGTACAACGGTTCCTGGAGCAGCAAGACTTTCAGCGGTAACCAAGAGTCCATTGACAGGCACTATAACCAGTACCAATGCGGGCGGACACTTTGGGATGGAGATGGCTTTAGATGATTACCATGTAATCATAATTGAGGGAGCCTCTGATTCTCCTGTTTACCTTTTTGTTAAAGGTGATGAAGTGATATTTGGAGATGCTTCTAAATTGTGGGGAAAGACCACATCGGAGTCGGATACCTTACTGAAAAAACTTACCCATCCTAAGAGTAAGACCCTTGTTATCGGTCCCGCAGGGGAGAACTTGTCTCCTATTGCTGGAATATTCGTGGATGGTCACAGAGCCCTTGGAAGAGGCGGTGCCGGTGGGGTGATGGGCAGTAAAAAGCTAAAGGGTATTGCGATTCTTGGTAAGTCGAAAATTGGATTTAAAGGAAACCCGCAGAAATATAAGGATTTAATTAATAAACTTTACGGTTACTTAAGACAATCAGAGGGTCTTATACGTTTTAAAGCCTTTGGAACCACAGGGAATGTGAGGACAATAAACCTTGCGGGATCTTTTCCTACAAGGAATTTCAGGAATTCTTACCTCGAAGGTTACGAAAATATAAATGGAACTGAAGTAAACAGGCTATATTTGGTGAAAGCAGGTGCCTGTGCCCAATGTCCTGTAAGTTGCAATAGGATAACCAAGGTTGAATATGATGGTAAAGTGTATTTGGTAAGTGGACCGGAATATGAGACCCTATGGTCTTTCGGAGGTGCTACAGGCGTAACGGATTTAAAGTATGTAATTTTGGCCCACCACCTTGCCAACGAGTACGGTTTCGATGGTATTTCCCTTGGTTCAACGATTGCCTGTATAATGGATCTTTACGAGGATGGTCATGTAAAAGATTTGCCTTTCGAGGCTAAGTTCGGAGATGGTGAAGCAATGGTGAAACTCATAGAGCTTGCAGGTAAGAATGAGGGCATAGGCGCGTTAATAAAAGAGGGTTCATTAAAATTAGCGTCCCATTTTGGACATCCGGAGTATTCGATGAGTGTAAAGGGGCAGGAGATTCCCGCTTACGATCCAAGAGGCATCAAGGGAATGGGTATCGGGTATGCTACTTCGACCCGTGGCGCCTGCCATTTGAGAGGGTTCAACACCTCACAAGAGGTTTACAATGCCCCCGACCCAGAGTATAGATTGAAATATACCGACGAAAAGGTAGATTTCCTCATACATAATCAAAATATGAGAGCATTACAAGATTCTCTTGGTGTTTGTGCCTTTGTAGGAGGATATTACGAACTGGAGGACTATAGTACTTTAATTGAATCTCTCTGGGGTATATCGATAGGTCCAGAGGATCTCTACAGGGCAGGGGAAAGGGTGTGGAACATTGAGAATCTTTATAACAGGAAAGCCGGCATTTCAAGAGTACACGATACTTTGCCTGAAAGGATCTTTAGCCTCCCTGTAAAAAGTGGACCTTCTTCTGGTGAAGCCTATGATAAGTCAGAGTTTGAGAGGCTACTCAACCTCTACTACGAGAAGAGGGGTTGGAACCAAGAGGGGTGGCCTGAGTTCAATAAGTTAAGGGAACTTGGGATTGAATGA
- a CDS encoding thymidine phosphorylase translates to MVDIIKKKRDGGILSREEIAFFVENYTKGEIPDYQASALLMAIYFRGMTSDETVALTEYMMKSGEVLDLTDIPGPKVDKHSTGGVGDKISLPLAPIVASLGIFVPMISGRALGHTGGTLDKLESIKGLTTAISPEKFKKQLLDIGVVMAGQTENLCPADKKLYALRDVTATVESIPLISASIMSKKLAEGIDGLVLDVKTGNGAFMAKYEDAKKLAQTMVEIGKGMGKKVKAFITNMNQPLGYKIGNALEVEETIEILKGKGPEDVRELTYTLAAEMLIIAGKEISREEALKKVDEAVKSGKALKKWEELVKYQGGDLDYMYSEEFTRTNYSFELKANSDGYLYSYNTYEVGVAVSILGAGRSTKDDEIDHKVGIILHKKVGDEVKSGETVMEIKYNDVNKFNQALQLLKNCYIVKSEKPAKEPLVFEGVE, encoded by the coding sequence ATGGTTGACATAATAAAGAAAAAGAGGGATGGCGGTATTTTATCAAGGGAAGAAATTGCCTTTTTTGTGGAAAACTATACCAAAGGGGAAATTCCGGATTATCAAGCCTCTGCACTCCTTATGGCTATTTACTTTAGAGGCATGACTTCTGATGAGACCGTCGCACTCACGGAATATATGATGAAATCAGGGGAAGTTCTCGATCTTACAGATATTCCAGGTCCCAAAGTAGACAAACATTCAACGGGTGGTGTCGGAGACAAAATTTCTCTCCCCCTTGCTCCCATAGTTGCTTCTCTTGGAATCTTCGTTCCGATGATTTCAGGAAGGGCCCTGGGACACACCGGCGGTACCCTTGACAAACTCGAATCAATCAAAGGTCTGACAACCGCAATTTCGCCTGAGAAATTTAAAAAGCAACTCCTTGACATAGGTGTTGTAATGGCAGGCCAGACCGAAAACCTCTGCCCTGCCGACAAAAAACTTTACGCGCTCAGGGATGTGACCGCTACCGTAGAAAGTATTCCACTTATTTCTGCAAGCATAATGTCTAAAAAACTGGCCGAAGGTATTGACGGCCTTGTCTTAGATGTAAAAACAGGTAACGGCGCCTTTATGGCAAAATACGAGGACGCTAAAAAATTAGCCCAAACTATGGTAGAAATCGGTAAAGGAATGGGTAAAAAGGTAAAAGCCTTTATCACCAATATGAACCAGCCTCTTGGCTATAAAATAGGAAACGCATTGGAGGTTGAAGAAACTATCGAGATTCTTAAGGGAAAAGGTCCAGAAGATGTAAGGGAACTCACTTACACCTTGGCAGCTGAGATGTTAATTATTGCAGGAAAAGAAATCTCAAGAGAAGAGGCGCTCAAGAAAGTAGATGAGGCAGTGAAATCAGGAAAAGCACTTAAAAAGTGGGAGGAGCTTGTAAAATACCAAGGCGGTGATCTTGATTACATGTACTCTGAAGAATTCACAAGGACAAATTATTCCTTTGAGTTAAAGGCAAATTCTGATGGATATCTTTATTCTTACAATACTTACGAGGTAGGTGTAGCGGTCTCAATACTTGGAGCAGGGAGAAGCACAAAGGACGACGAAATCGATCACAAGGTTGGTATAATCCTTCACAAAAAAGTTGGTGACGAAGTTAAATCGGGTGAGACAGTTATGGAAATTAAATACAACGATGTAAACAAATTTAATCAAGCTTTGCAACTTTTAAAAAATTGTTACATTGTAAAGAGCGAGAAACCAGCGAAAGAACCTTTGGTCTTTGAAGGCGTGGAATAA
- a CDS encoding flavodoxin family protein, translating to MRVLGILGSPHKTGGSAQLLIAALKGASRLGAETELVSVYDGEIKPCVGCIKDEEPYCKFPCIFDDYGKVILQKIYEADGIIFSTPIYWFAPSGQMKNLIDRMTSMENMVAYGQPSYLEGKVAAAIAVGADDGGSWATGYLVATLTSMGCIIPPWGLAYSHRREKAIFDDKALMDAINIGLLTAKTIARLNGERVDLLFVDDKKMLQEIRKEIIEELGIPVEEGQSYLLTEKK from the coding sequence ATGAGGGTTTTAGGAATTCTAGGATCACCGCATAAAACGGGTGGTTCTGCCCAGCTTTTGATTGCAGCCCTGAAAGGCGCCTCAAGACTGGGTGCCGAAACAGAGCTTGTAAGTGTGTATGATGGTGAGATAAAACCCTGTGTAGGGTGTATAAAAGACGAGGAACCCTACTGTAAGTTCCCCTGTATTTTTGATGATTATGGAAAAGTAATCTTGCAGAAGATCTACGAGGCAGATGGAATCATTTTCTCAACACCAATTTACTGGTTCGCTCCCTCTGGTCAAATGAAGAACCTCATTGACCGGATGACTTCCATGGAAAATATGGTAGCATATGGACAGCCCAGTTATCTTGAGGGGAAAGTGGCAGCTGCCATAGCAGTTGGCGCGGATGATGGTGGTTCCTGGGCTACGGGTTATCTTGTCGCCACTCTAACTTCAATGGGGTGCATCATTCCACCCTGGGGATTAGCATATTCCCACAGAAGAGAGAAGGCCATCTTTGACGACAAGGCTTTGATGGACGCAATCAATATAGGCCTTCTTACCGCTAAGACCATAGCGCGGCTGAATGGCGAAAGAGTTGATCTCCTTTTTGTAGATGACAAGAAGATGCTTCAGGAAATAAGAAAAGAGATTATTGAGGAACTCGGCATTCCGGTGGAAGAGGGACAGAGTTATCTTTTAACGGAGAAAAAGTAG
- a CDS encoding tetratricopeptide repeat protein: MAKQIKKVHKEELRHDPVRDAILSIIAFFKKISKFKYFWYGLYGLGGVVTVVIAVILYKNATKPRISTEADFVLLQAIVSITQQDTTKAPQLLQELTTKYRTTTAGQRAYYYSGLYYQKMGDNQKALGYYRKFLGSSIEDKLLRTFTYANLSDIYVDMKNFGKALNYIQKAEKSAPTEPLKAYYYYKLARIYYLKGDIKKSKETLEAFNKKFPKSSLTQAVNEELQFLKGMLGEVN, from the coding sequence ATGGCAAAACAGATAAAAAAAGTACACAAAGAGGAGTTGAGGCACGACCCAGTTAGAGATGCTATACTTTCAATAATTGCTTTCTTCAAGAAAATTTCGAAATTTAAGTACTTCTGGTATGGCCTTTATGGACTTGGAGGCGTTGTTACAGTCGTAATTGCCGTTATTTTATACAAAAATGCAACTAAACCGAGAATATCAACTGAGGCTGATTTCGTGCTCTTACAGGCAATAGTGTCTATTACCCAACAAGATACCACAAAAGCGCCTCAACTCCTCCAAGAACTTACTACAAAATATAGAACCACAACCGCGGGACAGAGAGCATACTATTACAGTGGTCTTTACTACCAAAAGATGGGAGACAACCAAAAGGCTCTTGGATATTACCGAAAATTTTTAGGTTCCTCCATTGAGGATAAATTGCTTCGAACTTTTACTTACGCAAATCTGTCAGATATATATGTAGATATGAAAAATTTTGGCAAAGCCTTAAATTACATTCAAAAAGCTGAAAAAAGCGCCCCAACGGAGCCTTTAAAAGCATACTATTATTACAAACTGGCAAGGATCTATTATCTAAAAGGCGACATTAAAAAATCGAAAGAAACCCTTGAAGCCTTTAACAAAAAATTCCCCAAATCCTCCCTGACCCAAGCTGTTAATGAAGAGCTACAATTTCTTAAGGGGATGCTCGGGGAGGTGAATTGA
- a CDS encoding FAD/NAD(P)-binding oxidoreductase, with amino-acid sequence MNDFVLIGSGPASINCALTLRKLKPESKIKVITEAPFIFAKMAAPSALRKEIEPSNLIKTPLEGIEFEFNQRIEGVDVERGVVFSSSKEWKYGKLFIGTGSRHRTVSFENAFYPGDFNSMLRLRELILSGKVKTAVIYGFGMVTLELLDILFSYGIETTVVSSSWYPLSTLVYNELGSKLSSYFERFAKLIFENDIKSYDENYVYMKDGSHIPCDALIVAKGTVASPIISDLEINEFMETQYEGIFSGGDAVKVKDSFTGEFKYIHLNSVAWKTGHYAGLNMAGLKVPFPGDIFFSLTKTKNFSVAVLGELKSFENVEIMEQGDSLLCRTYRKGKAIGLFALNWEVDFSNFSQFWVNTFI; translated from the coding sequence TTGAATGATTTTGTATTAATTGGCTCTGGCCCTGCGTCCATTAATTGCGCATTGACTTTAAGGAAATTAAAGCCCGAATCTAAAATTAAAGTAATTACAGAGGCCCCTTTTATCTTTGCAAAAATGGCGGCACCTTCTGCTTTGAGAAAAGAGATAGAGCCTTCTAATTTGATTAAAACTCCACTTGAGGGAATTGAATTTGAGTTTAATCAGAGAATCGAAGGTGTTGACGTTGAAAGAGGGGTGGTTTTTTCTTCAAGTAAGGAATGGAAATATGGCAAACTGTTTATCGGGACAGGTTCCCGCCACCGGACTGTCTCTTTTGAGAACGCTTTTTATCCTGGTGACTTCAATTCAATGCTGAGATTAAGAGAATTGATCTTAAGTGGGAAGGTTAAAACTGCAGTTATATATGGCTTTGGAATGGTGACCTTGGAACTTTTGGATATTCTTTTTTCCTATGGCATAGAAACTACAGTTGTTTCATCTTCATGGTATCCATTAAGTACCTTGGTTTACAATGAATTGGGGAGCAAGCTGTCAAGCTATTTTGAAAGATTTGCCAAACTTATTTTTGAAAATGATATAAAATCTTACGATGAGAACTACGTTTATATGAAGGATGGAAGCCACATTCCTTGCGATGCCTTGATTGTGGCAAAGGGTACTGTTGCAAGTCCTATTATTTCGGATCTTGAAATAAATGAATTTATGGAAACCCAGTATGAAGGAATCTTTTCAGGTGGTGACGCGGTGAAGGTTAAAGATAGCTTTACGGGGGAGTTTAAATACATACACCTGAACTCAGTTGCGTGGAAAACAGGTCATTACGCTGGTCTGAATATGGCAGGTTTAAAAGTCCCATTCCCTGGCGATATCTTTTTCTCGCTAACAAAGACTAAAAATTTCAGTGTTGCAGTATTAGGCGAGCTCAAAAGTTTTGAGAATGTTGAGATAATGGAGCAGGGTGATTCGCTTCTTTGTAGAACCTATAGAAAGGGAAAGGCAATAGGACTTTTCGCTCTAAATTGGGAAGTTGATTTTTCGAATTTTTCACAATTTTGGGTTAATACATTCATATAA